The following proteins are encoded in a genomic region of Bombus pyrosoma isolate SC7728 linkage group LG1, ASM1482585v1, whole genome shotgun sequence:
- the LOC122569252 gene encoding eukaryotic translation initiation factor 2D has product MFIKPFKVKSNNQLKGTERKKLCEEILAAYPTLTDEETQSLIPKKETISVMKILTYSGHSGKIYCVAKIPMFFQLESLHQALLPTIFTLWHHPNLLRTFTTYPPVVTKLAGGANLMLPGVSIKEPVTLYSFGKLQKGTPVSVNTDDNKAPVAVGFTALCSEDMYMSGGHGKCVEIIHVIGDTLCQLGKPPVRPDLGPPNIDTDNDKLENINEISEPSNGNNEESLVEIMDDLEINNDRVSEIEPPCEEENKIEESDEIKNLSTVQEEATVDPLKEMDSLLEYCFLKACKTSVKSNDLPMLTSNFFKNHLIAACPPDKNIDIKKSRYKKLSLFLAEMKAKGIINTSVTKGVESILSIKFNHPLIKELVIVEEHTPIQEPVVSNAAVVSECYKVTADVLPVLSKFRYEKGDIMKRAEIRKCFTEYVKAENLQDGKILKLNPQLAGIMKTKANVETVLMEDGINKFIGRMTHMHEVTLAGNKLLHTGKLEPIDMRVTVRSGGKKVTLVNNLETFGINSKEFSKECQSIGASATITDEPGKKTPSVLVQGNQILYVYKLLTEKYQIKKNYIRGLEFAPKKQGSHKK; this is encoded by the exons atgtttataaaaccATTCAAAGTAAAATCTAACAATCAATTGAAAGGAACAGAAAG GAAAAAATTATGCGAAGAAATTTTAGCAGCATATCCGACGCTGACAGATGAAGAAACGCAATCGTTGATTCCTAAAAAAGAGACGATAAgcgttatgaaaattttaacttaCAGTGGCCACtcaggaaaaatatattgtgtaGCTAAAATACCCATGTTTTTCCAACTTGAATCTTTGCATCAGGCATTATTACCTACTATATTCACTTTATGGCATCATCCAAATTTGTTAAGGACTTTTACAACCTATCCTCCAGTTGTAACAAAACTAGCTGGAGGTGCAAATTTAATGTTGCCTGGAGTCAGTATCAAGGAGCCTGTAACATTATATTCTtttggaaaattacaaaaggGTACACCTGTTTCAGTAAACACAGATGATAATAAG GCACCGGTTGCTGTTGGCTTTACCGCTCTTTGTAGCGAAGACATGTACATGTCTGGAGGACACGGAAAATGTGTAGaaattatacatgtaataGGAGATACACTTTGCCAATTAGGGAAGCCTCCTGTAAGGCCAGACTTAGGACCACCAAATATTGATACAGATAAtgataaattggaaaatataaatgaaataagtgAGCCAAGTAATGGTAATAATGAAGAATCACTTGTTGAAATAATGGAcgatttagaaataaataatgatagaGTATCAGAGATTGAGCCTCCTTgcgaggaagaaaataaaatagaggaatctgatgaaataaaaaatttatctacTGTTCAAGAAGAAGCAACTGTGGATCCACTAAAGGAAATGGACAGTTTATTAGAATATTGCTTTTTAAAAGCTTGCAAAACTTCAGTAAAATCTAATGATTTACCTATGTTGACAtccaatttctttaaaaatcatttaatagCTGCATGTCCACCAGATAAAAacatagatataaaaaaatctcGGTATAAAAAGCTATCATTGTTTTTAGCAGAAATGAAAGCAAAAGGTATTATTAACACTTCTGTAACTAAAGGTGTTGAAAGTATATTATCGATTAAG TTTAATCATCCTCTTATAAAAGAACTAGTCATTGTGGAGGAACATACACCAATCCAGGAGCCAGTTGTTTCTAATGCTGCAGTTGTCTCCgaatgttataaagtaactGCTGATGTTTTGCCAGTACTATCAAAATTCAGATATGA AAAAGGGGACATTATGAAAAGAGCTGAAATCAGAAAATGTTTTACTGAGTATGTGAAAGCGGAGAATCTTCAAGATGGAAA GATACTGAAATTAAACCCGCAACTCGCAGGTATTATGAAAACCAAAGCGAATGTGGAAACTGTGTTGATGGAGGATGGAATAAATAAGTTTATTGGACGTATGACGCATATGCACGAAGTCACTTTAGCtggaaataaattgttacaCACGGGCAAATTGGAACCTATTGACATGAGAGTCACCGTCCGATCCGGTGGTAAGAAG GTTACGCTAGTAAACAATTTAGAAACATTTGGTATAAATTCTAAAGAGTTCAGCAAGGAATGCCAGAGCATTGGAGCGAGTGCAACAATTACGGACGAACCAGGAAAGAAAACTCCGAGTGTTCTGGTTCAAGGGAATCAGATTTTATACGTGTACAAATTACTTACGG aaaaatatcaaataaagaagaattatataaGAGGATTAGAATTCGCCCCAAAGAAGCAAGGTTCTCATAAAAAATAG
- the LOC122569294 gene encoding haloacid dehalogenase-like hydrolase domain-containing 5: MAIMKILLRPDIARFTGVRHLSSKPKFGLLFDIDGVIVRGKNVLPPAPEAFKQLRGKDGKFRVPTVFVTNSGNALRSQKAADLSKWIGIEVKESQVVMAHSPLKLFEQFHNKQVLITGQGPVKEIAKELGFQKTVTIQELVKNFPSLDYVNVEKRNPLCGPVDPKFPAIEGIVLFSEPISWETPLQLIVDLLITNGMPAGLSDNIPYPHIPVLACNMDLLWVSEAPIPRYGHGAFLLCLESLYKKITRKDMIYSALVGKPSEVTYYHANQMLHEHARSIGIDHNVDTIYAIGDNINTDIFGANLYDKYLAYSAKEEVLKSDKLKKLLNKDITPPSAKACISILVETGVHKRDSDFIPEHNPRDLLPVEEGLTKPAFVVEHVGEAVKVAFKEEKFD, from the exons ATGGCAATTATGAAGATATTGTTACGACCAGACATCGCGAGGTTTACGGGGGTTAGA CATCTAAGTTCTAAACCAAAATTTGGTTTACTCTTTGATATTGATGGTGTAATAGTGCGTGGCAAAAATGTATTACCACCTGCACCAGAGGCTTTTAAACAACTTAGAGGAAAAGATGGCAAATTTCGTGTACCAACTGTGTTTGTTACTAACAGTGGAAATGCATTGCGTAGTCAAAAAGCAGCAGATTTATCTAAATGGATAGGAATTGAAGTGAAAGAATCACAAGTTGTTATGGCTCATTCaccattaaaattattcgaacaatttcataataaacaAGTATTAATAACTGGACAAGGGCCAGTTAAAGAAATAGCTAAAGAATTGGGTTTCCAAAAAACAGTAACTATTCAGGAACTAGTTAAAAATTTCCCATCTTTAGACTATGTAAATGTGGAAAAGAGAAATCCACTATGCGGTCCTGTGGATCCAAAGTTTCCTGCAATAGAAGGCATTGTGTTATTTAGCGAACCAATTTCTTGGGAAACCCCATTACAACTAATAGTAGATCTTTTAATAACTAATGGCATGCCTGCTGGTTTATCTGATAATATCCCATATCCACACATTCCAGTATTGGCATGTAATATGGATTTATTGTGGGTATCAGAAGCACCAATTCCTAGATATGGGCATGGTGCTTTTCTGTTATGTCTGGAGTCTTTGTATAAAAAGATTACAAGAAAAGACATGATATATTCTGCTCTAGTCGGAAAACCTAGTGAAGTTACATACTATCATGCAAATCAGATGCTCCATGAACATGCTAGAAGTATTGGAATAGATCATAATGTTGATACTATATATGCTATTGG agATAACATCAATACTGATATTTTTGGTGCAAATTTGTATGATAAATATCTGGCATATTCCGCGAAAGAGGAAGTATTAAAGTCtgataaattgaagaaactaCTGAACAAGGATATCACTCCGCCTAGCGCAAAAGCTTGTATTAGTATTTTAGTTGAAACTGGTGTTCATAAACGAGATTCGGATTTTATACCGGAACATAATCCTAGAGATTTATTACCAGTCGAAGAAGGCCTGACCAAGCCTGCATTCGTAGTGGAACATGTTGGCGAAGCTGTTAAAGTCGCGTTTAAGGAGGAAAAATTCGactga